A stretch of Gadus chalcogrammus isolate NIFS_2021 chromosome 9, NIFS_Gcha_1.0, whole genome shotgun sequence DNA encodes these proteins:
- the hprt1l gene encoding hypoxanthine phosphoribosyltransferase 1, like isoform X1 has product MASFLQIADDEKGHELELFCVPKHYENDLERVIIPHGLIKDRTERLARDIIRDMGGHHIVALCVLKGGYKFFADLLDFIQVLNQNCDKSVPLTVDFIRLKSYCNDESTNSVKVIGGDELSSLTGKNVLIVEDIVETGRTMKTLLALLDECNPKMVKVVSLLVKRTPRSCGYRPDYTGFEVPDEFLVGYALDYNEYFRDLNHICVLTEEAKEKYKV; this is encoded by the exons ATGGCTTCCTTTCTACAG ATCGCTGATGATGAAAAGGGCCACGAGCTGGAGCTTTTCTGTGTCCCTAAACATTATGAAAACGATTTGGAGAGGGTCATCATTCCCCATGGGCTAATAAAGGACAG GACCGAGCGCCTGGCCCGGGACATCATCAGAGACATGGGCGGGCATCACATAGTGGCGCTCTGCGTTCTCAAAGGGGGCTACAAGTTCTTTGCAGACCTGCTGGACTTCATCCAAGTGCTGAATCAGAACTGTGATAAATCAGTCCCGCTGACGGTCGACTTCATTAGATTGAAGAGCTACTGC AATGATGAATCCACCAACAGCGTCAAAGTGATAGGAGGGGATGAGCTGTCCAGCCTCACGGGGAAG AATGTTTTGATAGTTGAG GACATCGTGGAAACAGGGAGGACGATGAAGACGCTGCTGGCCCTTCTAGACGAATGCAATCCTAAAATGGTTAAAGTTGTGAG CCTTCTGGTGAAGAGGACCCCAAGGAGTTGTGGGTACAGGCCAGACT ACACTGGCTTTGAGGTTCCCGATGAGTTTTTGGTGGGCTATGCGCTGGACTACAACGAATACTTCAGAGATCTCAAT CACATCTGCGTGCTGACGGAGGAAGCCAAGGAGAAGTACAAGGTCTGA
- the hprt1l gene encoding hypoxanthine phosphoribosyltransferase 1, like isoform X2, producing the protein MASFLQIADDEKGHELELFCVPKHYENDLERVIIPHGLIKDRTERLARDIIRDMGGHHIVALCVLKGGYKFFADLLDFIQVLNQNCDKSVPLTVDFIRLKSYCNDESTNSVKVIGGDELSSLTGKNVLIVEDIVETGRTMKTLLALLDECNPKMVKVVSLLVKRTPRSCGYRPDSLRTIHHMCHHPFYLMRSGDVYI; encoded by the exons ATGGCTTCCTTTCTACAG ATCGCTGATGATGAAAAGGGCCACGAGCTGGAGCTTTTCTGTGTCCCTAAACATTATGAAAACGATTTGGAGAGGGTCATCATTCCCCATGGGCTAATAAAGGACAG GACCGAGCGCCTGGCCCGGGACATCATCAGAGACATGGGCGGGCATCACATAGTGGCGCTCTGCGTTCTCAAAGGGGGCTACAAGTTCTTTGCAGACCTGCTGGACTTCATCCAAGTGCTGAATCAGAACTGTGATAAATCAGTCCCGCTGACGGTCGACTTCATTAGATTGAAGAGCTACTGC AATGATGAATCCACCAACAGCGTCAAAGTGATAGGAGGGGATGAGCTGTCCAGCCTCACGGGGAAG AATGTTTTGATAGTTGAG GACATCGTGGAAACAGGGAGGACGATGAAGACGCTGCTGGCCCTTCTAGACGAATGCAATCCTAAAATGGTTAAAGTTGTGAG CCTTCTGGTGAAGAGGACCCCAAGGAGTTGTGGGTACAGGCCAGACT CTCTCCGGACTATTCATCACATGTGTCATCATCCATTTTATTTAATGCGATCTGGAGATGTATACATTTGA
- the psmd7 gene encoding 26S proteasome non-ATPase regulatory subunit 7: protein MPDLAVENVVVHPLVLLSVVDHFNRIGKVGNQKRVVGVLLGSWHKKILDVSNSFAVPFDEDDKDDSVWFLDHDYLENMYGMFKKVNARERIVGWYHTGPKLHKNDIAINELVKQYCTNSVLVIIDVKPKDLGLPTEAYISVEEIHDDGTPTSKTFEHVTSEIGAEEAEEVGVEHLLRDIKDTTVGTLSQRITNQVHGLKGLNSKLLDIRSYLERVVAGKLPINHPIIYHLQDVFNLLPDVNLLEFTKAFYLKTNDQMLVVYLASLIRSVVALHNLINNKISNRDAERKEGQEKEEGKKEKKDDKEKKDDKEKKDDKEKGDTTSKDDKRKK, encoded by the exons ATGCCGGACTTAGCGGTAGAAAATGTTGTTGTCCATCCCTTGGTCTTGCTCAGCGTGGTGGACCACTTCAACAG AATAGGGAAGGTTGGCAATCAGAAGCGAGTGGTTGGAGTTCTGCTTGGATCCTGGCATAAGAAGATTCTTGATGTGTCAAACAGTTTTGCAG TTCCATTTGACGAGGATGACAAGGATGATTCTGTCTGGTTCTTGGACCATGACTACTTGGAGAACATGTATGGCATGTTTAAAAAAGTGAATG CCCGAGAAAGAATAGTTGGATGGTACCATACAGGGCCGAAACTCCATAAGAATGACATTGCCATAAATGAACTCGTCAAGCAGTACTGCACAAACTCG GTATTGGTGATCATCGATGTGAAGCCAAAAGACCTGGGGCTTCCCACGGAGGCCTACATCTCTGTGGAAGAGATCCATGAT GACGGGACCCCAACATCCAAGACGTTCGAGCACGTCACGAGCGAGATCGGAgctgaggaggcggaggaggtgggcgtAGAGCACCTGCTCAG AGACATCAAGGACACCACAGTGGGCACTCTGTCCCAGCGCATCACCAACCAGGTGCATGGCCTGAAGGGACTGAACTCCAAGCTGCTGGACATCCGGTCTTACCTGGAGAGAGTGGTGGCCGGAAAGCTGCCCATTAACCACCCCATCATCTACCATCTACAAGACGTCTTCAACCTCCTTCCAGACGTTAATCTCCTG GAGTTCACCAAGGCCTTCTACCTGAAGACCAACGACCAGATGCTGGTGGTCTACCTGGCCTCCCTCATCCGCTCGGTGGTGGCTCTGCACAACCTGATCAACAACAAGATCTCCAACCGCGACGCCGAGAGGAAGGAGggccaggagaaggaggagggcaagaaggagaagaaggatgaCAAGGAGAAGAAGGACGACAAGGAGAAGAAGGACGACAAGGAGAAGGGGGACACCACCAGCAAAGACGACAAGAGGAAAAAATGA